The following proteins come from a genomic window of Streptomyces sp. Sge12:
- a CDS encoding cytochrome P450 family protein, producing the protein MHEQTSANPSDTPPAEGPTLFDWEFATDPYPAYAWLREHSPVHRTKLPSGVEAWLVTRYADARQALADQRLSKNPAHHAEPAHAKGKTGIPGERKAELMTHLLNIDPPDHTRLRRLVSKAFTPRRVAEFAPRVQALTDHLIDAFAARGEADLIHEFAFPLPIYAICEMLGVPREDQDDFRDWAGMMIRHGGGPRGGVARSVKQMRTYLGELIHRKRDDLGDDLISDLIRASDHGDHLTEGEATAMAFILLFAGFETTVNLIGNGVHSLFMNPGQRERLQLSLAAGESGLLATGVEELLRYDGPVELATWRFATEPLTLGGMSVAAGDPVLVVLAAADRDPERFADPDTLDLSRADNQHLGYGHGIHYCLGAPLARLEGQTALATLLTRLPDLELAVPSQDLRWRGGLIMRGLRTLPVRFTPQNT; encoded by the coding sequence GTGCACGAGCAGACCTCCGCGAACCCGTCCGACACCCCTCCCGCCGAGGGCCCCACCCTCTTCGACTGGGAGTTCGCGACCGATCCCTACCCGGCCTACGCGTGGTTGCGCGAGCACTCCCCGGTGCACCGCACCAAGCTGCCCAGCGGGGTCGAGGCATGGCTCGTCACCCGCTACGCCGACGCCCGCCAGGCCCTCGCCGACCAGCGGCTCAGCAAGAACCCTGCGCACCACGCGGAGCCCGCGCACGCCAAGGGCAAGACCGGGATCCCGGGGGAGCGCAAGGCGGAGCTGATGACGCACCTGCTCAACATCGACCCGCCGGATCACACCCGGCTGCGGAGGCTGGTGTCGAAGGCGTTCACCCCGCGCAGGGTGGCCGAGTTCGCCCCGCGGGTGCAGGCGCTCACCGACCACCTGATCGACGCCTTCGCGGCCAGGGGGGAGGCCGACCTCATCCACGAGTTCGCCTTCCCGCTCCCCATCTACGCCATCTGCGAGATGCTCGGGGTGCCGCGCGAGGACCAGGACGACTTCCGCGACTGGGCCGGCATGATGATCCGCCACGGCGGCGGTCCGCGCGGCGGGGTCGCCCGGTCGGTCAAGCAGATGCGGACCTACCTCGGTGAACTCATCCACCGCAAAAGGGACGATCTGGGCGACGACCTGATCTCCGACCTGATCCGGGCGAGCGACCACGGCGACCACCTGACGGAGGGCGAGGCCACCGCGATGGCCTTCATCCTGCTCTTCGCCGGCTTCGAGACCACCGTGAACCTCATCGGCAACGGGGTCCACTCCCTCTTCATGAACCCCGGCCAGCGCGAGCGCCTCCAGCTCTCCCTCGCCGCCGGCGAGAGCGGGCTGCTGGCCACCGGGGTCGAGGAACTGCTGCGCTACGACGGCCCCGTGGAGCTGGCGACCTGGCGCTTCGCCACCGAGCCGCTGACCCTCGGCGGCATGTCCGTCGCCGCCGGCGATCCGGTGCTGGTCGTCCTCGCGGCCGCCGACCGCGACCCCGAGCGGTTCGCGGACCCGGACACCCTCGACCTCTCCCGCGCCGACAACCAGCACCTCGGATACGGTCACGGGATCCACTACTGCCTCGGGGCCCCGCTCGCCCGCCTCGAAGGACAGACGGCGCTCGCCACGCTGCTGACGCGCCTGCCCGATCTGGAACTTGCTGTTCCGTCCCAAGACCTGCGCTGGCGTGGGGGGTTGATCATGCGGGGGCTGCGCACTCTTCCCGTTCGCTTCACGCCTCAAAACACTTAA
- a CDS encoding LysM peptidoglycan-binding domain-containing protein, whose product MRSGNGRHRRPRQVPALVVTAGVTGSALALPLLAATSATAADTSTWDKVAECESGGSWSANSGSGSYGGLQFTQEEWQGAGGLDFAERPDLASRSQQIAVAERVLKSTGPQAWPLCAASAGLDKESPAAQVDPGLPGGTGPLAPSPSRPDDVVPSTGGGARSTDYGAPTPAPSPSDTPFLIPDAPSIGLPVMPAPDVPTTPPVDPTAPTLPGDPTTTPAPVDPTAPTLPVDPTAPTTPPATPGLPPVDPTSPATPGAPETPQTLGATPAEGSGKHRGAPAAEPTAPSDTASDPTYTVQVGDSLATIAVAKGVRGGWNGLYEANEQVIGDDANLIKPGQNLDLTTQ is encoded by the coding sequence ATGCGTTCCGGGAACGGCCGTCACAGACGCCCCCGCCAGGTCCCCGCGCTGGTCGTCACAGCCGGAGTCACTGGCTCCGCGCTGGCTCTGCCGCTGCTCGCGGCCACCAGCGCCACTGCCGCCGACACGTCCACGTGGGACAAGGTCGCCGAATGCGAGAGCGGCGGCTCCTGGAGTGCCAACTCCGGCAGCGGCTCCTACGGCGGACTCCAGTTCACGCAGGAGGAGTGGCAGGGCGCCGGCGGTCTCGACTTCGCCGAGCGCCCCGACCTGGCGAGCAGGTCCCAGCAGATCGCGGTGGCCGAGCGCGTGCTGAAGTCCACCGGCCCGCAGGCGTGGCCGCTGTGCGCGGCCTCCGCGGGCCTCGACAAGGAGAGCCCCGCCGCGCAGGTCGACCCCGGTCTGCCCGGCGGTACGGGCCCCCTCGCCCCCTCGCCGTCCCGCCCGGACGACGTCGTCCCGTCCACCGGCGGCGGCGCGCGGTCCACGGACTACGGTGCGCCGACCCCGGCCCCGAGCCCGTCGGACACCCCGTTCCTCATTCCCGACGCCCCGTCCATCGGACTGCCCGTCATGCCCGCGCCGGACGTCCCGACGACGCCTCCCGTGGACCCGACGGCCCCGACCCTGCCGGGCGACCCGACCACCACGCCGGCCCCCGTCGACCCGACGGCGCCCACGCTCCCGGTGGACCCGACCGCCCCGACCACCCCGCCGGCCACGCCCGGACTGCCTCCCGTCGACCCGACGTCCCCTGCGACCCCCGGGGCTCCCGAGACCCCGCAGACGCTGGGTGCCACTCCCGCCGAGGGCAGCGGCAAGCACCGCGGTGCCCCGGCGGCCGAGCCGACGGCCCCCTCTGACACCGCGTCGGACCCCACGTACACGGTCCAGGTGGGCGACAGCCTGGCGACCATCGCGGTCGCCAAGGGCGTGAGGGGCGGCTGGAACGGCCTCTACGAAGCCAATGAGCAGGTCATCGGTGACGACGCCAACCTGATCAAGCCCGGCCAGAATCTGGATCTAACCACGCAATAA
- a CDS encoding LysM peptidoglycan-binding domain-containing protein — MLLSGKGKHRRGTAIERSVRIVTLAGVAGVAVAAPLMAAGTASAATASEWDKVAQCESGGNWAINTGNGYYGGLQFSSSTWAGFGGKSYAPQANQATKAQQIAVAEKVLKSQGKGAWPSCGKGLSGSAYTGGGAETPAQNKPQNKPQSKPKAETKKVETKAAPKTKRAEAPVTRSERTETPAAPQTGNGSYEVKPGDTLGTIAETNGVKGGWEKLFELNKDIVSDADLIFPGQKLKLS, encoded by the coding sequence ATGCTGCTTTCCGGCAAGGGCAAGCACCGTCGCGGTACTGCAATCGAGCGGTCTGTCCGGATCGTCACGCTCGCCGGTGTCGCCGGTGTGGCCGTGGCCGCCCCCCTGATGGCCGCGGGCACCGCCAGCGCCGCCACCGCGTCCGAGTGGGACAAGGTCGCGCAGTGCGAGTCCGGTGGCAACTGGGCCATCAACACGGGCAACGGCTACTACGGCGGCCTGCAGTTCTCGTCCTCCACGTGGGCCGGTTTCGGCGGCAAGTCCTACGCCCCGCAGGCCAACCAGGCCACCAAGGCGCAGCAGATAGCCGTCGCGGAGAAGGTCCTCAAGAGCCAGGGCAAGGGCGCCTGGCCGTCCTGCGGCAAGGGCCTGTCGGGCTCCGCCTACACCGGTGGCGGCGCCGAGACCCCGGCGCAGAACAAGCCGCAGAACAAGCCGCAGTCGAAGCCGAAGGCCGAGACGAAGAAGGTCGAGACCAAGGCCGCTCCGAAGACGAAGCGCGCCGAGGCTCCGGTCACCCGTTCCGAGCGCACCGAGACTCCGGCCGCGCCGCAGACCGGCAACGGCTCGTACGAGGTGAAGCCGGGCGACACCCTGGGCACCATCGCCGAGACCAACGGCGTCAAGGGCGGCTGGGAGAAGCTCTTCGAGCTGAACAAGGACATCGTCTCGGACGCCGACCTGATCTTCCCGGGTCAGAAGCTGAAGCTCAGCTGA
- the eno gene encoding phosphopyruvate hydratase: MLVPSIDVVVAREILDSRGNPTVEVEVGLDDGSTGRAAVPSGASTGAFEAIELRDGDPNRYMGKGVEKAVLAVIEQIGPELVGYDATEQRLIDQAMFDLDATDNKGSLGANAILGVSLAVAHAASEASDLPLFRYLGGPNAHLLPVPMMNILNGGSHADSNVDIQEFMIAPIGAESFSEALRWGAEVYHTLKKVLHTKGLSTGLGDEGGFAPNLESNRAALDLIVEAIKQAGYTPGKDIALALDVAASEFYKDGKYEFEGQSRSAAEMTEYYEELVSAYPLVSIEDPLYEDDWAGWKVVTDRLGAKVQIVGDDLFVTNPERLARGIEEGSANALLVKVNQIGSLTETLDAVEMAQRNGFKCMMSHRSGETEDVTIADLAVAVNCGQIKTGAPARSDRVAKYNQLLRIEEILDDAAVYAGRSAFPRFKG, encoded by the coding sequence ATGCTCGTGCCGTCCATCGACGTCGTCGTAGCCCGGGAAATCCTGGACTCCCGAGGCAACCCCACGGTCGAGGTCGAGGTGGGCCTCGACGATGGCAGCACCGGCCGTGCTGCAGTTCCGTCCGGCGCCTCCACCGGTGCCTTCGAGGCCATCGAGCTCCGTGACGGTGACCCCAACCGCTACATGGGCAAGGGCGTCGAGAAGGCCGTCCTCGCCGTGATCGAGCAGATCGGCCCGGAGCTCGTCGGCTACGACGCCACCGAGCAGCGGCTGATCGACCAGGCCATGTTCGACCTGGACGCCACCGACAACAAGGGCTCGCTCGGCGCCAACGCCATCCTCGGCGTGTCCCTGGCCGTCGCGCACGCCGCGTCCGAGGCCTCGGACCTTCCGCTCTTCCGCTACCTCGGCGGTCCGAACGCGCACCTGCTGCCCGTTCCGATGATGAACATCCTCAACGGTGGGTCGCACGCCGACTCCAACGTCGACATCCAGGAGTTCATGATCGCCCCCATCGGCGCGGAGTCCTTCTCCGAGGCGCTGCGCTGGGGTGCCGAGGTCTACCACACCCTCAAGAAGGTCCTGCACACCAAGGGCCTCTCCACCGGCCTGGGTGACGAGGGCGGCTTCGCCCCGAACCTGGAGTCCAACCGCGCCGCGCTCGACCTCATCGTCGAGGCCATCAAGCAGGCCGGCTACACCCCGGGCAAGGACATCGCGCTCGCGCTCGACGTCGCCGCGTCCGAGTTCTACAAGGACGGCAAGTACGAGTTCGAGGGCCAGTCCCGCTCGGCCGCCGAGATGACCGAGTACTACGAGGAGCTCGTCTCCGCGTACCCGCTCGTCTCCATCGAGGACCCGCTGTACGAGGACGACTGGGCCGGCTGGAAGGTCGTCACCGACCGCCTCGGCGCCAAGGTCCAGATCGTCGGTGACGACCTGTTCGTCACCAACCCGGAGCGTCTGGCCCGCGGTATCGAGGAGGGCTCCGCGAACGCCCTGCTCGTGAAGGTGAACCAGATCGGTTCGCTGACCGAGACCCTGGACGCCGTCGAGATGGCCCAGCGCAACGGCTTCAAGTGCATGATGTCCCACCGCTCCGGTGAGACCGAGGACGTCACCATCGCCGACCTCGCCGTCGCCGTGAACTGCGGTCAGATCAAGACCGGCGCCCCGGCCCGCTCGGACCGCGTCGCCAAGTACAACCAGCTGCTGCGCATCGAGGAGATCCTCGACGACGCCGCCGTGTACGCGGGCCGCAGCGCCTTCCCGCGCTTCAAGGGCTAA
- a CDS encoding FtsB family cell division protein: MAGNRDRFSTFSTATRLKQLGERTAAHVYRSQSRRQVRRSRLTGRAALLVLVLCTLVVALAYPMRQYVSQRSEIAQQQRAAAAARDRLERLRDEKARWQDDAYAEQQARKHLHFLRPGEISYIMSDPGAQPPEPHRTGHAGSDRPWYSNVWDGVDKADRPGD; this comes from the coding sequence ATGGCCGGGAACCGGGATCGGTTCTCCACCTTCTCCACCGCGACCAGGCTCAAGCAGCTCGGTGAGCGGACCGCCGCCCACGTCTACCGGTCGCAGTCGCGGCGTCAGGTCCGCCGCAGCCGGCTCACCGGCCGCGCCGCGCTCCTGGTGCTCGTCCTCTGTACGCTGGTCGTCGCCCTCGCGTACCCGATGCGCCAGTACGTCTCCCAGCGCTCGGAGATCGCACAGCAGCAGCGGGCCGCCGCGGCCGCGCGGGACCGCCTGGAGCGGCTCCGCGACGAGAAGGCCCGCTGGCAGGACGACGCCTACGCGGAACAGCAGGCGCGCAAGCACCTGCACTTCCTGCGCCCGGGGGAGATCAGCTACATCATGAGCGACCCCGGGGCCCAGCCCCCCGAACCGCACCGGACCGGCCACGCCGGCTCCGACCGCCCCTGGTACTCCAACGTCTGGGACGGCGTCGACAAGGCCGACCGCCCCGGCGACTGA
- a CDS encoding DUF501 domain-containing protein, producing MQTPPPQTDRTEPTDADIEAFEQQLGRPPRGLRAIAHRCPCGQPDVVETAPRLPDGTPFPTLYYLTCPRAASAIGTLEANGVMKEMQARLAEDKELAAAYQAAHEDYIERRDAIEVLQGFPSAGGMPDRVKCLHVLVGHSLAAGPGVNPFGDEALAMLPEWWAKGPCVVPCGERRTDDEGPRA from the coding sequence ATGCAGACGCCCCCGCCCCAGACCGACCGGACCGAGCCGACCGACGCGGACATCGAGGCGTTCGAGCAGCAGCTCGGCCGCCCGCCGCGCGGGCTGCGCGCCATCGCGCACCGCTGCCCCTGCGGGCAGCCGGACGTGGTGGAGACCGCCCCGCGGCTCCCCGACGGCACCCCCTTCCCGACGCTGTACTACCTGACGTGCCCGCGCGCGGCCTCCGCGATCGGCACGCTCGAGGCCAACGGCGTGATGAAGGAGATGCAGGCCCGGCTCGCCGAGGACAAGGAACTGGCCGCCGCCTACCAGGCCGCCCACGAGGACTACATCGAGCGGCGCGACGCCATCGAGGTGCTCCAGGGCTTCCCGAGCGCCGGCGGCATGCCGGACCGGGTGAAGTGCCTGCACGTGCTGGTCGGCCACTCCCTGGCCGCCGGCCCCGGGGTGAACCCGTTCGGCGACGAGGCCCTCGCCATGCTGCCGGAGTGGTGGGCCAAGGGCCCCTGCGTCGTCCCGTGCGGGGAGCGCAGGACCGACGACGAGGGGCCGCGGGCATGA
- a CDS encoding Ppx/GppA phosphatase family protein, producing MTRVAAVDCGTNSIRLLVADCDPATGELVELDRRMTIVRLGQGVDRTGRLAPEALERTFAACREYAGVIKEFGAERVRFVATSASRDAENRADFVRGVLDILGVEPEVISGDQEAEFSFTGATKELTAHEHLQRPFLVVDIGGGSTEFVVGEEHVRAARSVDIGCVRMTERHLVVDGVVTDPPTAEQVAAIRADIEAALDLAAESVPLSEARTLVGLAGSVTTVAGIALGLPEYLSSAIHHSRISYEQVREISGRMLTATHAERAAIPVMHAGRVDVIGAGALVLLAIMERIGASEVVVSEHDILDGIAWSIA from the coding sequence ATGACCCGGGTCGCCGCCGTCGACTGCGGTACGAACTCCATCCGGCTGCTCGTCGCGGACTGCGACCCGGCCACCGGCGAGCTCGTCGAGCTGGACCGCCGGATGACCATCGTCCGGCTCGGCCAGGGCGTGGACAGGACCGGCCGGCTGGCTCCGGAGGCGCTGGAGCGCACCTTCGCCGCGTGCCGCGAGTACGCGGGCGTCATCAAGGAGTTCGGCGCGGAGCGGGTGCGCTTCGTGGCGACCTCGGCCTCCCGGGACGCCGAGAACCGGGCGGACTTCGTCCGGGGCGTCCTGGACATCCTGGGGGTCGAGCCCGAGGTGATCTCCGGCGACCAGGAGGCGGAGTTCTCCTTCACCGGCGCCACCAAGGAACTCACGGCGCACGAGCACCTGCAGCGGCCGTTCCTGGTCGTGGACATCGGCGGCGGTTCGACCGAGTTCGTGGTCGGCGAGGAGCACGTGCGGGCCGCCCGCTCCGTGGACATCGGCTGCGTCCGGATGACCGAGCGCCACCTGGTGGTGGACGGGGTCGTCACCGACCCGCCCACCGCGGAGCAGGTCGCCGCGATCCGGGCCGACATCGAGGCGGCGCTGGACCTCGCGGCCGAGAGCGTGCCGCTGTCCGAGGCGCGCACCCTGGTGGGCCTGGCGGGCTCGGTGACCACGGTCGCCGGGATCGCGCTGGGGCTGCCGGAATACCTCTCGTCGGCCATCCACCACTCCCGGATCTCCTACGAGCAGGTGCGGGAGATCAGCGGGCGGATGCTCACGGCCACGCACGCCGAGCGTGCGGCGATCCCCGTGATGCACGCGGGCCGCGTGGACGTGATCGGAGCGGGCGCACTGGTGCTGTTGGCGATCATGGAACGCATCGGTGCTTCCGAGGTTGTCGTGTCGGAGCACGACATCCTCGATGGAATCGCTTGGTCCATCGCCTGA
- a CDS encoding NAD(P)/FAD-dependent oxidoreductase, translating to MSTTERPRILVVGGGYVGLYAAKRIMKKMRYGEATVTVVDPRSYMTYQPFLPEVAAGSISPRHVVVPLRRVLPKAEVLTGRVTSIDQDRKVAVVTPLVGEAYELPFDYLVIALGAVSRTFPIPGLAEQGIGMKGVEEGIGLRNHVLEQLDKAESTTDENVRRKALTFVFVGGGFAGAETIGEVEDMARDAAKYYSTIKREDMRFILVDAADKILPEVGPKLGTWGKEHLESRGIEIYLNTSMDSCVDGHVVLKNGLEVDSNTIVWTAGVKPNPVLARYGLPLGPRGHVDAQPTLQVTGTDYIWTAGDNAQVPDVAARKAGVENAWCPPNAQHALRQAKVLGDNVISGMRGFPQAEYSHSNKGAVAGLGLHKGVAMIVMGKTKIKLKGRLAWYMHRGYHGMAMPTWNRKIRVFADWTLAMFLKREVVSLGALETPREEFYEAAKPAPAPSAAAAPAAKAKAS from the coding sequence ATGAGCACCACGGAGCGTCCCAGGATCCTCGTTGTAGGAGGTGGGTACGTAGGCCTGTACGCAGCCAAGCGCATCATGAAGAAGATGCGCTACGGCGAGGCGACCGTCACGGTCGTCGACCCGCGCTCGTACATGACCTACCAGCCCTTCCTCCCTGAAGTGGCCGCAGGCAGCATCTCGCCTCGGCACGTCGTCGTCCCGCTGCGACGCGTGCTGCCCAAGGCAGAGGTTCTCACCGGCCGGGTCACCAGCATCGACCAGGACCGCAAGGTCGCCGTCGTCACGCCGCTCGTCGGCGAGGCGTACGAGCTGCCCTTCGACTACCTGGTGATCGCGCTCGGCGCCGTCTCCCGCACCTTCCCGATCCCCGGCCTCGCCGAACAGGGCATCGGTATGAAGGGCGTCGAAGAGGGCATCGGCCTGCGCAACCACGTCCTCGAGCAGCTCGACAAGGCCGAGTCCACGACGGACGAGAACGTCCGCCGCAAGGCCCTCACCTTCGTCTTCGTCGGCGGCGGCTTCGCCGGTGCGGAGACCATCGGCGAGGTCGAGGACATGGCCCGCGACGCCGCGAAGTACTACTCCACGATCAAGCGCGAGGACATGCGCTTCATCCTGGTCGACGCGGCCGACAAGATCCTTCCCGAGGTCGGGCCCAAGCTCGGCACCTGGGGCAAGGAGCACCTCGAGTCCCGCGGCATCGAGATCTACCTCAACACCTCCATGGACTCCTGCGTGGACGGCCACGTGGTGCTGAAGAACGGCCTCGAGGTCGACTCCAACACCATCGTCTGGACCGCCGGCGTCAAGCCGAACCCGGTGCTGGCCCGCTACGGCCTGCCGCTGGGCCCCCGCGGCCACGTGGACGCCCAGCCGACCCTCCAGGTCACGGGCACGGACTACATCTGGACCGCCGGCGACAACGCCCAGGTTCCGGACGTCGCGGCCCGCAAGGCCGGCGTCGAGAACGCCTGGTGCCCGCCGAACGCCCAGCACGCGCTGCGCCAGGCCAAGGTCCTCGGCGACAACGTCATCTCGGGCATGCGGGGCTTCCCGCAGGCCGAGTACTCGCACTCCAACAAGGGTGCGGTGGCGGGCCTCGGCCTCCACAAGGGCGTCGCGATGATCGTGATGGGCAAGACGAAGATCAAGCTCAAGGGCCGGCTGGCCTGGTACATGCACCGTGGCTACCACGGCATGGCCATGCCGACCTGGAACCGCAAGATCCGCGTCTTCGCCGACTGGACCCTCGCCATGTTCCTCAAGCGCGAGGTCGTCTCCCTCGGTGCGCTGGAGACCCCCCGCGAGGAGTTCTACGAGGCCGCCAAGCCGGCGCCGGCCCCGTCCGCCGCCGCTGCCCCGGCCGCGAAGGCCAAGGCCTCCTGA